In a single window of the Niabella ginsenosidivorans genome:
- a CDS encoding O-acetylhomoserine aminocarboxypropyltransferase/cysteine synthase family protein: protein MNPTTDVFEQRIAALEGGVAALATASGQAAQFLAITNLLQAGENFVTSPFLYGGTFNQFKVSFKRLGIDVRFAADDQVESFRPLIDDKTKAIYIETLGNPKLNVPDFEQFAALAKEYDLPLIVDNTFGAGGYLFQPIKYGANIVVEAATKWIGGHGTSIGGVIVDGGNYNWGNGRFPQFSEPSEGYHGLNFWQVFGEGNPLGLPNIAFAIRARVEGLRDFGPAQSPFNSFLLLQGLETLSLRVQRTVDNALALAKWLEQHDQVDFVWYPGLESSPYHELAKKYLPNGAGGVLQFGIKGGLENGKTFINSLKLVSHLANVGDTKTLAIHPASTTHEQLSEEERKAAGVLDNLIRISSGIEHIDDIKADFEQAFAAVSK, encoded by the coding sequence ATGAACCCCACTACGGATGTATTTGAGCAGCGTATTGCCGCGCTGGAAGGCGGAGTGGCAGCGCTGGCCACCGCATCCGGCCAGGCGGCTCAGTTCTTGGCGATCACAAACCTGTTACAGGCAGGAGAAAACTTTGTAACCTCTCCCTTTTTATACGGAGGTACGTTTAACCAGTTTAAAGTATCTTTTAAAAGGCTGGGCATTGACGTGCGTTTTGCAGCAGATGACCAGGTAGAAAGCTTCCGGCCTTTAATTGATGACAAAACGAAGGCTATTTATATTGAAACACTGGGTAATCCCAAGCTGAACGTTCCGGATTTTGAGCAGTTTGCTGCATTGGCCAAAGAATATGACCTTCCGCTGATCGTGGATAATACCTTTGGAGCGGGTGGCTATTTGTTTCAACCCATTAAATACGGCGCCAACATTGTGGTGGAAGCTGCCACCAAGTGGATCGGCGGGCACGGGACTTCTATTGGCGGTGTTATTGTGGACGGCGGTAATTACAATTGGGGCAATGGCAGGTTTCCCCAGTTTTCTGAACCATCCGAAGGTTATCACGGATTAAACTTCTGGCAGGTATTTGGAGAAGGCAACCCGCTGGGGCTGCCCAATATAGCTTTTGCCATACGCGCCCGGGTTGAGGGGCTGCGAGATTTCGGTCCGGCCCAGAGCCCGTTTAATTCCTTCTTGTTGCTGCAGGGGCTGGAAACGCTTTCACTGCGCGTACAACGTACCGTTGATAATGCGCTGGCCCTGGCAAAATGGCTGGAGCAGCATGACCAGGTCGATTTCGTCTGGTATCCGGGTCTGGAAAGCAGCCCCTACCATGAGCTGGCAAAAAAATATTTACCCAATGGTGCCGGCGGGGTATTGCAGTTTGGCATTAAAGGTGGCCTGGAAAACGGAAAAACATTTATCAACAGCTTAAAGCTGGTAAGTCACCTGGCCAATGTGGGAGATACCAAAACCCTGGCCATCCATCCCGCCTCCACTACCCACGAGCAATTGAGCGAGGAGGAAAGAAAGGCGGCCGGTGTTCTGGATAACCTTATCCGCATCAGCTCAGGCATTGAACATATTGATGATATCAAAGCAGATTTTGAACAGGCATTTGCCGCAGTA
- a CDS encoding LacI family DNA-binding transcriptional regulator yields the protein MAKTIHKNSRNYTSEDVAKMAGVSQATVSRVFAGGANVSEKKRKKILEIAEKIGYKPNAQARSLITRRTMMVGIIMRNIRDPFYAAVLEIFHTRFAPLGYQLIFNNSENEVIQEAEIAKLLEYNVEGIIVTDALLSEGATRKLKQNGIVSILFNRYTDGLDCSAVYCDNYLAAKQIATYLVEMGHRRFAFISGPPDTSTTIDRLKGFREVLDERNITDLAIVPGSYTYESGFQSAQELVTRNKHIDCIFCGSDIIALGVMDAVRLVGFRIPEDISVVGFDNIRMLGWTPYPLTTWEQPLEDMVTSTVELLLKEIDDKNAEPQIIAMKGHLVIRNTVRKKG from the coding sequence TTGGCAAAAACAATCCATAAGAACAGCAGAAACTATACATCTGAAGATGTAGCAAAAATGGCAGGTGTATCACAGGCCACTGTTTCAAGAGTGTTTGCCGGCGGCGCCAATGTTTCCGAGAAGAAACGTAAGAAAATACTGGAGATTGCTGAAAAGATCGGGTACAAGCCCAATGCCCAGGCCCGGAGCCTGATTACCCGGAGAACGATGATGGTAGGGATCATTATGCGGAACATCCGTGATCCTTTTTATGCGGCTGTACTGGAAATTTTTCATACGCGGTTTGCACCCTTGGGTTACCAGCTTATTTTTAATAACTCGGAGAACGAAGTTATACAGGAAGCAGAAATTGCGAAATTACTGGAATATAATGTTGAGGGGATCATTGTTACGGATGCGCTTTTATCAGAAGGTGCCACAAGAAAGCTGAAACAGAACGGCATTGTATCCATTCTCTTTAACCGCTATACCGATGGTCTGGATTGCAGTGCGGTGTACTGCGATAATTACCTGGCGGCAAAGCAGATCGCCACTTACCTGGTGGAAATGGGGCATCGGCGGTTTGCTTTTATATCCGGCCCGCCCGATACTTCCACAACAATTGACCGGCTAAAGGGCTTCCGGGAAGTGCTGGATGAACGAAATATTACCGACCTGGCGATTGTGCCGGGCAGCTATACCTATGAAAGCGGGTTCCAATCGGCCCAGGAACTGGTGACCCGTAATAAACATATTGATTGCATTTTTTGCGGCAGTGATATTATTGCACTGGGCGTAATGGATGCCGTAAGGCTGGTCGGTTTCCGGATACCGGAAGATATATCCGTGGTAGGGTTTGATAATATCCGGATGCTGGGATGGACGCCTTACCCGCTGACTACCTGGGAACAACCACTGGAAGATATGGTAACCAGTACGGTAGAACTGTTACTGAAAGAAATAGACGATAAAAATGCAGAGCCACAGATCATTGCGATGAAGGGGCATTTAGTGATCCGGAATACAGTAAGAAAAAAAGGCTGA
- a CDS encoding PLP-dependent transferase, whose protein sequence is MSNQLHFDTLQVHAGQQADPTTGSRAVPIYQTTSYVFKNAEHAANLLV, encoded by the coding sequence ATGAGCAACCAATTACATTTCGACACGCTACAGGTACACGCCGGTCAGCAGGCAGATCCCACTACCGGAAGCCGTGCAGTGCCTATTTACCAAACCACTTCTTATGTTTTTAAAAACGCAGAGCATGCCGCCAATCTTTTGGTCTGA
- the pckA gene encoding phosphoenolpyruvate carboxykinase (ATP), which translates to MLTKPFEIPPAQLLAIGLNTNKTIHYQSDPEELVEATLSNKQGMLSHTGALVISTGRFTGRSPKDKFIVKDTITAATVDWGNFNNPIDEPYFDRILEDVQHYLNQQHELWIRDCYACAAPEYRLNIRVVNELPWMNLFAHNLFLRPTARELEHFAPEWHILSVPGLELDPVRCGIRQPNATVISFKLKLILIAGSSYTGEIKKGVFSVLNYLLPETHNVLSMHCSANVGQKGDTALFFGLSGTGKTTLSTDPSRRLIGDDEHGWDSTRVFNFEGGCYAKCIHLSKEKEPEIYNAIQPGALVENVTFYPGTNIIDFDDASITENTRVAYPLDFVAQSVPGESGDSPRNIFFLTCDAYGVLPPIARLTKEQALYYFISGYTAKIAGTEAGITEPKATFSACFGAPFIPLHPGKYAALLGDKISRDGVKVWMVNTGWTGGAYGTGFRMRLADSRAMIRAALKGELDQVEYHKDPVFSLMVPDTCPGVDSKILTPRNTWDDVAAYDAQAKNLAEAFMRNFECYANLVPTAVKNAGPNI; encoded by the coding sequence ATGCTTACAAAGCCATTTGAAATTCCGCCGGCACAATTGCTTGCTATCGGCCTTAACACAAACAAAACCATACACTATCAGTCTGACCCGGAAGAACTGGTAGAAGCTACCCTCAGTAATAAACAGGGCATGTTGAGCCATACCGGGGCGTTGGTGATCAGTACCGGCAGGTTTACGGGCAGGTCTCCAAAGGATAAATTTATTGTGAAGGACACGATAACGGCTGCCACTGTTGACTGGGGCAATTTCAATAACCCTATTGATGAACCGTATTTTGACCGGATACTGGAAGATGTGCAGCATTATTTAAACCAGCAGCACGAGCTTTGGATACGCGATTGCTACGCCTGCGCTGCGCCCGAATACCGGTTAAACATCCGCGTGGTCAATGAGCTGCCCTGGATGAACCTGTTTGCCCATAATTTATTTCTCCGGCCCACAGCCCGGGAACTGGAGCATTTTGCACCGGAATGGCATATTCTTTCTGTTCCCGGGCTGGAGCTGGATCCTGTGCGTTGTGGTATAAGGCAGCCCAACGCCACCGTTATAAGTTTTAAGCTTAAACTAATCCTTATTGCCGGCAGCAGTTATACCGGTGAAATAAAGAAAGGGGTCTTTTCTGTTTTGAATTACCTGCTGCCGGAAACCCATAATGTGCTAAGCATGCATTGTTCCGCCAATGTTGGGCAAAAAGGAGATACAGCCCTGTTCTTTGGCCTGAGCGGCACCGGCAAAACCACTTTAAGCACAGATCCCAGCCGCCGGCTGATCGGCGATGATGAACATGGCTGGGACAGCACCAGGGTATTTAATTTTGAAGGAGGCTGCTATGCAAAATGCATTCATCTTTCTAAAGAGAAGGAACCGGAAATTTATAATGCCATTCAACCAGGCGCCCTGGTTGAAAATGTGACCTTCTACCCCGGAACCAATATTATTGATTTTGACGACGCCTCCATTACAGAAAATACAAGGGTTGCTTATCCCCTTGATTTTGTTGCGCAATCTGTACCCGGAGAAAGCGGCGATTCGCCCAGGAATATTTTCTTTTTAACCTGTGATGCTTACGGGGTGCTGCCGCCCATAGCCCGTTTAACAAAGGAGCAGGCGCTGTATTATTTTATAAGCGGCTATACGGCTAAAATTGCCGGAACAGAGGCAGGCATTACTGAGCCCAAAGCCACATTCAGCGCCTGTTTTGGTGCCCCGTTCATACCTCTGCATCCCGGCAAATATGCTGCGCTGCTGGGAGACAAGATCAGCCGGGATGGCGTAAAAGTATGGATGGTGAATACCGGCTGGACAGGCGGTGCTTACGGTACCGGCTTCAGGATGCGGCTGGCTGATTCCAGAGCCATGATCCGGGCAGCATTGAAGGGGGAACTTGACCAGGTGGAATATCATAAAGACCCGGTTTTTAGCCTGATGGTACCTGATACCTGCCCCGGCGTGGATTCAAAAATTTTGACGCCGCGAAATACCTGGGATGACGTTGCTGCTTATGATGCGCAGGCAAAAAATCTTGCGGAAGCATTTATGCGCAATTTTGAATGTTATGCCAACCTAGTACCTACAGCAGTAAAGAATGCTGGTCCAAACATTTAA
- a CDS encoding SusC/RagA family TonB-linked outer membrane protein: MKCNKNRILNALPVGKMIPERKGRWLFLSKHGLIAFTFCLSFSVANATLTAQEPVSHFTASTHPDLQDTLPSYVLNGLVLDENRNPVPNASIRIRESGKSTSTNLDGKFIIEAKSGDSLLVSFVGYISQSILLGNDPAVTISMVPDVEGQKLNEVQVVGYGSQKKVTMVGAVSSVNVSEIQKFSTPSLTNAIGGKLAGVITRQTSGEPGYDAARIFIRGLVSQSGVNKPLIIVDGAERELQDYWTTMNIQDIESFSILKDASATAVYGNRGANGVVLITTKKGKVGKPVVTLRTEAAVVTPLRLPDYINGYEYAQLVNEALQNVDQSPKYSDAELQKYRDGSDPYLYPNVNWEDLVFRKHTAQTINNLGISGGTEAVRYYANIGYTIQEGIYNEDPKVPYNTNAAIKRYNFRANTDFKVSKTFTISLGLSGIISTGNYPGRTAGQIFQGIMFTPPNAYPVVNPDGSSPGGFGNIQLNPYAITTQTGYTKQFYTTLVNNLSAKWDLSAITPGLSLTGLVAYDVVDITQNVRQRTPELYNYTKDDQGNDVYKIVSTETPLGFYLLNENYKTTYVQTILNYARTFGKHSVSGMIAAERREFVNVNTTDSKANLPERRQGLVSRLTYSYDTRYLLEINAAYNGSEQFPKNNRYGLFPSVGAGWLLSNESFWNKNVVNLLKIRGSYGLVGNDRIGGDRFLFLSTFDKNAPGYYFGQDQNVNPGGKAESFIGNMNVTWEKAYKANIGFDLELLDGTISLTADVFHERREDQLLKRGSVPVYAGYPANTLPFGNVGITTNKGGEASLQFKRTTKGGFYYAVNGTFTYAKNTIIENDLAPALYPWQELRGYPIGANLGYVGIGFFKDQADIDNSPDQSSLQSVIRPGDIKYQDINKDGRINEADRTVIGKYGAEPQILFGFGTTLAYKGFDASVFLTGAAHRDYFMSSGNQAYTVWAFSGGAGTYNVLSEIYDNRWVPGADNSNAKFPAVRPVSTNNYIGSTVWMRSGDYLRIKNAEIGYTLPAPLTKRWTFKNIRVFAQGTNLATWDKIKIVDPESNFSTGAYPLTSTYNFGIDVNF; the protein is encoded by the coding sequence ATGAAATGTAACAAGAACCGCATACTGAATGCATTGCCTGTGGGCAAAATGATTCCGGAACGGAAAGGCCGCTGGTTGTTTTTATCCAAACACGGACTGATTGCTTTTACTTTTTGTTTATCCTTTTCTGTTGCAAATGCAACGCTTACTGCACAGGAACCGGTATCCCATTTTACAGCATCCACACATCCTGATTTACAGGATACGCTTCCGTCCTATGTACTCAATGGCCTGGTACTGGATGAGAACAGGAACCCGGTTCCCAATGCCTCCATACGCATCAGGGAGAGCGGAAAGAGTACCTCAACCAATCTGGATGGTAAGTTTATCATTGAAGCCAAAAGCGGCGACTCATTGCTGGTTTCCTTTGTGGGTTATATTTCTCAGTCAATCCTCCTGGGGAATGACCCTGCTGTTACGATCAGTATGGTTCCGGATGTTGAAGGGCAGAAACTCAACGAGGTACAGGTGGTGGGTTATGGATCACAAAAAAAAGTGACCATGGTCGGTGCCGTGTCTTCAGTGAATGTATCCGAAATACAAAAATTTTCAACGCCCTCATTAACCAATGCCATTGGTGGTAAACTGGCAGGGGTAATTACACGGCAAACATCGGGCGAACCGGGCTATGATGCAGCGCGGATTTTTATCCGCGGACTGGTTTCCCAAAGCGGGGTCAACAAACCGCTCATTATTGTGGATGGTGCCGAGCGCGAGCTTCAGGATTACTGGACCACGATGAACATACAGGACATTGAAAGCTTTTCGATATTAAAGGATGCTTCTGCTACTGCCGTATATGGTAACCGGGGTGCGAACGGTGTGGTGCTGATTACCACCAAAAAAGGAAAAGTAGGAAAACCGGTGGTTACTTTAAGAACAGAAGCTGCCGTGGTTACGCCACTGAGATTACCGGATTATATTAACGGGTATGAATATGCGCAGCTGGTCAATGAAGCGCTGCAGAATGTGGACCAGTCCCCCAAGTACTCTGACGCGGAATTGCAGAAGTACAGGGACGGGTCCGATCCCTATCTGTATCCGAATGTCAACTGGGAGGATCTGGTTTTCAGGAAGCATACGGCACAAACGATTAATAACCTGGGCATTTCCGGAGGTACAGAAGCGGTACGGTATTATGCCAATATCGGATATACCATACAGGAGGGCATCTATAATGAGGATCCCAAGGTACCGTACAATACAAATGCGGCCATCAAACGTTATAACTTCAGGGCAAATACAGATTTTAAGGTATCAAAAACCTTTACCATATCCCTGGGCTTGTCGGGTATTATTTCCACCGGCAATTATCCGGGCCGCACAGCCGGGCAGATCTTCCAGGGAATTATGTTTACCCCGCCAAATGCCTATCCTGTTGTAAACCCGGATGGATCCAGCCCCGGTGGGTTTGGAAATATTCAGCTGAATCCATATGCCATCACCACACAAACCGGATATACCAAACAGTTCTATACAACACTCGTCAATAATTTGTCTGCCAAATGGGATCTTTCAGCCATTACTCCCGGGCTTTCGCTAACCGGCCTGGTAGCCTATGATGTAGTAGACATTACGCAGAATGTAAGACAGCGAACGCCTGAATTATATAATTATACAAAAGATGATCAGGGCAATGATGTGTATAAGATCGTTTCTACAGAGACCCCTTTGGGCTTCTATCTCCTGAATGAGAACTATAAGACCACCTACGTACAAACTATCCTGAATTACGCACGTACTTTTGGAAAGCACAGCGTGTCTGGTATGATTGCAGCAGAGCGCAGAGAATTTGTAAATGTAAACACAACAGATTCAAAAGCGAATCTCCCGGAAAGAAGACAGGGATTGGTAAGCCGGCTCACCTATAGTTATGATACCCGTTATTTACTGGAAATAAATGCCGCCTATAATGGTTCTGAGCAGTTTCCCAAGAACAATCGATATGGCCTGTTCCCGTCTGTTGGTGCAGGCTGGTTATTATCCAATGAAAGTTTCTGGAATAAAAATGTTGTAAACCTGCTGAAGATCCGTGGTTCGTATGGCCTGGTCGGTAATGACCGCATTGGTGGTGACCGGTTTTTATTCCTTTCCACCTTTGATAAAAATGCGCCCGGTTATTATTTCGGGCAGGATCAAAATGTGAACCCCGGAGGAAAGGCGGAAAGCTTTATCGGCAATATGAATGTGACCTGGGAGAAAGCCTATAAGGCAAACATCGGGTTTGACCTGGAGCTGCTGGATGGAACAATCAGTTTAACAGCTGATGTCTTTCATGAACGCAGGGAGGACCAGTTATTAAAAAGAGGATCCGTACCGGTCTATGCAGGATATCCGGCCAACACATTGCCCTTTGGCAATGTAGGCATTACCACCAATAAAGGTGGTGAAGCCAGTCTGCAGTTTAAACGTACCACAAAGGGTGGTTTTTATTATGCGGTTAACGGTACATTTACCTATGCAAAGAATACGATCATAGAAAATGACCTGGCCCCGGCCTTATACCCCTGGCAGGAGCTCCGGGGTTATCCAATTGGCGCCAATCTGGGTTATGTGGGCATCGGCTTTTTTAAAGACCAGGCAGATATTGATAATAGCCCGGATCAGTCTTCTTTACAATCAGTCATTCGGCCCGGTGATATTAAATACCAGGATATCAATAAGGACGGCAGGATCAATGAAGCAGACCGAACGGTCATTGGCAAATACGGCGCCGAGCCGCAGATCCTGTTTGGGTTTGGTACCACGCTTGCGTATAAAGGGTTTGATGCATCTGTATTTCTTACAGGAGCGGCCCACCGCGATTACTTTATGTCTTCCGGCAACCAGGCTTATACGGTGTGGGCCTTTTCAGGCGGTGCGGGCACTTACAATGTGCTTTCGGAAATTTATGATAACCGCTGGGTACCCGGCGCCGATAACAGCAACGCAAAATTCCCTGCCGTAAGACCCGTGAGTACTAATAATTACATTGGCTCTACCGTCTGGATGCGCAGTGGCGACTACCTGCGTATCAAAAATGCAGAGATCGGATATACGCTGCCGGCACCGCTTACAAAAAGATGGACGTTTAAAAACATCAGGGTATTTGCACAGGGAACGAACCTGGCTACCTGGGATAAAATAAAAATTGTAGATCCGGAATCGAACTTCAGTACGGGCGCCTATCCCTTAACCAGTACCTACAATTTCGGGATTGATGTTAATTTTTAA